From Ipomoea triloba cultivar NCNSP0323 chromosome 5, ASM357664v1, the proteins below share one genomic window:
- the LOC116019259 gene encoding uncharacterized protein LOC116019259 encodes MDPAYPDVPVEMLKLFHSMDRELYSILVFELERDPKVSVNAIALWIWLELDVLDDVVPNILLSSIKSINGLADEALACLRCITDATYLSSSDASEISLSQSVLGEQLSLKFFHENRSQAYLGVRSVVENVCVKVLDDLMEMAMTRNTERRALKTQMVMIPPVEPMMPRFGGLTCTGESSRSVVPPMDSMISRFGGIRLTGESSQSVVPPVDPTIQRFGGLKLTGDSSQSAVPPLHMEEPKENRTVFATFSRGYPVFEWELRSHFYRMFGHCVESITMQPVKPNEQSLFALIVFTSPAIVDLALRGMEKAKFMVKGKQVWMRKYARKA; translated from the coding sequence ATGGATCCTGCCTATCCTGATGTTCCTGTCGAGATGCTGAAGCTTTTTCATTCAATGGACAGAGAACTTTATTCAATCCTTGTTTTTGAGCTTGAGCGTGATCCTAAGGTATCTGTGAATGCGATTGCCTTATGGATTTGGTTGGAACTGGATGTACTCGATGATGTTGTGCCAAACATCTTGTTGTCTTCCATAAAATCGATCAATGGACTTGCTGATGAAGCTTTGGCTTGCCTTAGATGCATCACAGACGCCACGTATCTGTCTTCTTCTGATGCAAGTGAGATTTCACTGAGTCAAAGTGTCTTGGGAGAGCAGTTGTCTCTTAAGTTCTTCCATGAAAATCGGTCCCAGGCATACCTTGGGGTTAGAAGTGTTGTGGAGAATGTTTGTGTCAAGGTATTAGACGATCTCATGGAAATGGCCATGACTAGAAACACTGAACGGCGGGCGCTCAAAACTCAAATGGTGATGATTCCACCTGTCGAGCCCATGATGCCAAGATTTGGAGGGCTCACATGCACAGGTGAGTCATCAAGGTCAGTAGTGCCTCCGATGGATTCCATGATATCGAGGTTTGGAGGAATCAGACTCACAGGTGAGTCATCTCAGTCAGTGGTGCCTCCCGTGGATCCCACGATACAAAGGTTTGGAGGGCTCAAACTCACAGGCGACTCCTCTCAGTCAGCGGTGCCTCCTTTGCACATGGAGGAACCGAAAGAAAACCGGACTGTATTTGCTACTTTTTCTAGGGGCTACCCTGTTTTCGAATGGGAGCTTAGGAGTCACTTCTACAGGATGTTTGGCCACTGTGTGGAGTCCATCACTATGCAGCCGGTGAAGCCCAATGAGCAGTCACTGTTTGCCCTGATCGTCTTCACCTCCCCAGCAATTGTTGACTTGGCTCTAAGGGGCATGGAGAAAGCAAAGTTTATGGTTAAAGGAAAGCAAGTTTGGATGCGCAAGTATGCCCGCAAAGCTTAA
- the LOC116019260 gene encoding uncharacterized protein LOC116019260, with protein MSTRASNNIYLYICIYALYMPIALGANSSEDRRAVLPEFVAGMTRIPMHKSPEFSVGGQRGEAIVENDDGGSSLSSSSSIGRNSDESAAGGDADGDGAEVQSSAKDGALGNLEDLEEALPLKRGLSKFYDGKSKSFTRLSDISSCSSLKDIVKPENAYSRKRKNLLAFNNRFGINSSYQHSCGIYKKPTNSTSSLAATINSNPSLPGFSLPPLPSRIQRSRNECSSSTPEQKITTWQSLSSSDLQGDAAPIPSITNIKE; from the exons ATGAGCACTAGAGcttctaataatatatatctctatatatgcatatacgCCTTGTATATGCCGATTGCGTTGGGGGCGAACAGTTCCGAGGATCGTCGGGCCGTATTGCCGGAATTCGTCGCCGGAATGACGCGTATTCCGATGCACAAATCGCCAGAGTTCTCCGTCGGAGGACAGCGTGGGGAGGCCATTGTGGAGAACGATGATGGCGGCAGTTCTTTGTCGTCCTCTTCGTCTATTGGGAGGAACAGCGACGAGTCTGCAGCCGGTGGTGATGCTGACGGCGATGGTGCGGAAGTGCAGAGCTCGGCGAAAGATGGTGCTCTCGGCAATTTGGAGGACTTGGAGGAGGCTTTGCCGTTGAA GAGAGGTCTATCAAAATTCTATGATGGTAAATCCAAATCTTTTACCAGACTCTCAGATATATCTTCATGTTCCTCTCTCAAAGATATTGTCAAGCCAGAGAATGCATACTCAAGAAAACGCAAAAACTTGCTTGCTTTTAATAATCGCTTCGGCATCAATAGTAGTTACCAGCACAGTTGTGGGATTTACAAGAAACCTACCAATTCTACAAGCTCTCTTGCTGCAACTATCAACTCAAATCCATCGTTGCCTGGTTTCTCTCTTCCTCCTCTGCCTTCTCGAATACAAAGGTCTAGGAATGAGTGCTCCTCATCAACACCCGAACAGAAGATCACAACATGGCAATCTTTATCCTCGTCTGATCTGCAAGGTGATGCAGCTCCAATTCCTAGCATAACCAACATAAAGGAATAG